One segment of Castanea sativa cultivar Marrone di Chiusa Pesio chromosome 3, ASM4071231v1 DNA contains the following:
- the LOC142629326 gene encoding pectinesterase — protein MDKPVLALSIAYLLCLNLRFVHGATIITSCNQTPYPKVCNQFMNTNLPSTVDESKSEFHVLAHKVTMDQAIEAHRLISSMDMNLFNEQAKLAWNDCLELYEDTINQLNRSISSNNPTDALTWLSASIANQQTCENGFKDFNLSSTLQYFPNMLSSFSKLLSNTLAINKALASSSTYSTMLHSKQIGGRRLLNSDGFPTWVSAADRRKLLQSSESGPKADAVVAQDGSGNYKKISEAVASASGSGRYVIYVKQGVYKENVVIKKSNIMLIGDGIDKTTVTGGKNAQSGSTTFGSATVAISGGSFIARDITFENTAGPENHQAVAVRSASDLSIFYRCSFKGYQDTLYVFSQRQFYRDCDIYGTQDFIFGDAVVVFQNCNIYVRKPLSGQKNTITAQSREDPNENTGIIIHNSRVTAAEDLSSVETYLGRPWKKYSRTVFMKCDLGSLIDPAGWYPWDGNFALDTLYYAEYMNTGSGSDTSGRVKWKGYHVISSPAEAGKFTVGNFLAGDEWISGTGVPYVDGL, from the exons ATGGATAAGCCTGTGTTAGCCTTGTCAATTGCATATCTTCTATGTCTAAATCTTAGGTTTGTGCATGGTGCTACtattataacatcatgcaaccAAACCCCATATCCAAAAGTATGCAATCAATTCATGAACACCAATCTTCCATCAACCGTGGATGAATCAAAGTCCGAATTTCATGTATTAGCTCATAAGGTGACTATGGACCAAGCTATCGAAGCCCACCGGCTTATCTCATCCATGGACATGAATTTATTCAATGAACAAGCCAAGTTGGCTTGGAATGATTGTTTGGAGCTCTATGAGGATACGATTAACCAGCTCAATCGTTCCATTAGCTCCAACAATCCAACAGATGCATTAACATGGTTAAGTGCATCAATCGCCAACCAACAAACATGTGAAAATGGTTTTAAAGACTTCAACTTGTCTTCCACTTTACAATACTTTCCTAATATGCTAAGCAGCTTCTCGAAATTGCTTAGCAATACACTCGCAATCAATAAGGCCTTAGCTTCATCATCAACTTATTCAACTATGTTACATAGCAAACAGATTGGTGGGCGGCGCTTGCTTAATTCTGATGGCTTCCCGACATGGGTTTCAGCTGCTGATCGAAGAAAGCTTCTCCAATCATCAGAATCTGGACCAAAAGCTGATGCTGTTGTAGCCCAAGATGGGTCTGGAAATTACAAGAAAATCTCTGAGGCCGTAGCATCAGCTAGTGGTTCTGGCAGATATGTTATATATGTGAAACAAGGAGTCTACAAAGAGAATGTTGTGATTAAGAAGTCAAACATAATGCTTATTGGGGACGGTATTGACAAAACCACTGTTACCGGTGGCAAGAACGCTCAAAGTGGCTCCACAACCTTTGGATCCGCGACTGTTG CAATTTCTGGAGGCAGCTTCATCGCTCGGGACATAACCTTTGAAAACACAGCCGGACCAGAAAACCATCAAGCCGTTGCAGTCCGCTCGGCCTCGGACTTGTCCATCTTCTACCGATGTAGCTTCAAAGGGTACCAAGACACCTTGTACGTGTTTTCTCAGCGCCAATTCTACCGCGACTGTGACATATACGGCACCCAAGACTTCATATTCGGGGACGCCGTGGTCGTCTTTCAAAACTGTAACATTTACGTGAGGAAACCCTTGAGCGGTCAGAAAAACACCATCACTGCACAATCAAGAGAGGACCCCAATGAAAATACAGGTATAATTATCCATAATTCGCGTGTCACGGCCGCGGAAGATTTGAGCTCCGTTGAGACGTATTTGGGGAGGCCATGGAAAAAGTACTCGAGGACAGTGTTCATGAAGTGTGATTTGGGTAGTTTGATAGACCCAGCAGGTTGGTATCCATGGGATGGAAACTTTGCACTGGATACGCTTTATTATGCTGAATATATGAACACTGGAAGTGGTTCTGATACTTCAGGGAGGGTCAAATGGAAGGGCTATCATGTTATATCGAGTCCTGCAGAGGCTGGAAAATTTACTGTGGGGAATTTTTTGGCCGGAGATGAATGGATTTCAGGGACTGGGGTGCCATATGTGGATGGTCTTTGA